One segment of Candidatus Peregrinibacteria bacterium DNA contains the following:
- a CDS encoding Hsp20/alpha crystallin family protein: MTDTTTILKTQTDPSVISKIRKNLSEKTEYIEGQLSVDIYQSEDNLIILAPISGCDINDIELTITDDVLSIKGRRTLDPDIDTDNYFTKECFWGTFSRAIVLPTKTETSKITAKFLNGILRVEIPKVEAERTRKIEIVEVL, from the coding sequence ATGACAGACACAACAACAATCTTAAAAACTCAAACGGACCCAAGCGTAATCTCAAAGATACGTAAAAATTTAAGTGAAAAAACAGAGTATATAGAAGGCCAACTTTCTGTAGATATATATCAAAGTGAAGACAATTTGATTATATTGGCACCTATTTCCGGCTGTGATATAAACGATATTGAGCTTACGATAACAGATGACGTGCTTTCTATAAAAGGACGTCGAACCCTTGATCCGGATATCGATACTGACAATTATTTCACAAAAGAATGTTTCTGGGGAACTTTTTCAAGAGCGATTGTACTTCCAACAAAAACAGAGACTTCAAAAATCACAGCAAAATTCTTAAATGGAATACTACGTGTCGAAATACCAAAGGTAGAAGCCGAAAGAACTCGCAAAATTGAAATCGTAGAAGTTCTATAG
- a CDS encoding sugar transferase yields the protein MKKSEIIFGVLRIPVDFLMITLAFFTAYAVRKSHDLIPYYEQTPDLTSFPSPIVYTNTVTIFGIALLILLIIYGSYSFKIYNTYSREGKSVLHAWLTWVGLMLLYYFILRDFPFSRLVIIFGWVFSFLFLLVGRAIIKAIQKLLLKYDIGTRRIIIVGYNSSTKKILPQFIKDDQYKVLGIINNRKLQESDLKKYRIKYLGTIEDLKNVIKRLKVDEIIHAVSEDEEEKNIRLMELCRETHTLYHFIPGQLELHKSKVDIQLINDCPLISVKTTPLEGWGRITKRIFDVIFGALALIILSPFMVIVALIIKLDSKGPIIFSRLDDRSPSLRVGEKGDLFTFYKFRSMHDKTHGLRYTKLASSNKRTGPYFKISNDPRITRVGRFLRKYDIDEWPNFWSVLKGDMSIVGPRPHLPDEVERYDKNHKFVLSIKPGITGISQVSGRSNLDFEEEVALDTFYIENWSLWLDIKVCLRTVWVIVRGKGE from the coding sequence ATGAAAAAATCTGAAATCATATTCGGTGTCCTGCGCATCCCAGTGGATTTTTTAATGATCACTTTAGCCTTTTTTACTGCATACGCTGTACGTAAGTCTCATGATCTTATTCCTTATTACGAACAAACTCCTGATTTAACATCATTTCCAAGCCCAATAGTTTATACAAATACAGTAACAATATTTGGAATCGCACTTCTGATACTCCTAATAATATACGGTTCATATTCATTTAAAATCTACAATACATACAGTAGAGAAGGGAAAAGCGTACTACATGCCTGGTTAACATGGGTTGGATTAATGCTGCTTTACTACTTCATACTTCGTGACTTTCCATTTTCTCGTTTGGTAATCATATTCGGATGGGTTTTTAGTTTCTTATTTCTATTGGTTGGTAGGGCAATTATCAAGGCAATTCAAAAACTATTACTTAAATACGATATCGGGACACGTAGAATAATAATCGTCGGATACAACTCATCAACAAAAAAAATCCTCCCACAATTTATAAAAGATGACCAATACAAGGTGCTCGGAATAATAAACAACCGAAAACTCCAGGAATCTGATTTAAAAAAATACAGAATCAAGTATCTCGGCACGATAGAAGATTTGAAAAATGTTATAAAACGACTCAAAGTTGATGAAATAATCCATGCTGTCAGTGAGGATGAAGAGGAAAAAAACATACGATTAATGGAGCTTTGCCGTGAAACTCATACTCTTTACCACTTTATTCCAGGCCAACTTGAGCTACACAAAAGCAAGGTTGATATTCAACTTATAAACGACTGCCCACTTATTAGCGTCAAAACAACACCTCTTGAAGGCTGGGGGAGGATTACAAAAAGAATATTTGATGTAATTTTCGGAGCTTTAGCTTTAATTATATTAAGTCCATTTATGGTTATAGTTGCATTGATAATAAAACTAGATTCAAAAGGACCTATAATATTTTCAAGATTAGATGATAGATCCCCATCTCTCAGAGTTGGAGAAAAGGGCGATTTGTTTACTTTTTACAAGTTTAGATCGATGCATGATAAAACTCATGGACTACGTTATACCAAGCTCGCAAGTAGCAACAAACGAACCGGACCTTATTTCAAAATCTCAAATGATCCAAGAATAACTAGGGTTGGGCGATTTCTTCGTAAATACGACATCGATGAATGGCCTAATTTCTGGAGCGTGCTAAAAGGTGACATGTCCATAGTTGGCCCGCGCCCACACCTGCCGGATGAAGTAGAAAGGTATGATAAAAATCATAAATTTGTACTATCTATCAAACCGGGAATCACTGGGATCTCACAGGTATCCGGCCGCTCAAACCTCGATTTTGAAGAAGAAGTAGCCCTAGACACATTCTACATAGAAAACTGGTCCCTCTGGCTAGATATCAAAGTTTGCCTCCGAACTGTATGGGTAATTGTAAGAGGTAAAGGAGAATGA
- a CDS encoding tetratricopeptide repeat protein, which translates to MAILVQNLIEEADKKKLNGQHKEAIDICEHILYEDLACVEAYEEIGDNYLSLRKFDRAMKALQRAINIDPMSPNAHYLLGFTHSALSNWNISVDHLETADYLQPNHPEILRCLGWSVFHAGNRKKGLILLERALTISPDDPLVLCDLAICYLNDKNFDRSIALLRESLMIDPDNEKTKECLKTALFFKSEYDKIEQDKDKRS; encoded by the coding sequence ATGGCAATACTTGTTCAAAACCTTATAGAAGAGGCAGATAAAAAGAAATTAAACGGACAGCATAAAGAAGCTATCGATATTTGCGAACACATCTTATATGAAGACCTTGCATGTGTAGAAGCTTACGAGGAAATTGGAGACAACTACTTAAGCTTACGTAAGTTTGATAGAGCTATGAAGGCATTGCAACGAGCAATCAACATAGACCCGATGAGTCCAAATGCACATTATCTGTTAGGATTTACGCATTCTGCGCTTTCAAATTGGAATATTTCAGTTGATCATCTTGAGACTGCTGACTACCTACAGCCAAATCATCCGGAGATTTTAAGATGCCTTGGTTGGTCTGTATTTCATGCAGGTAATAGGAAAAAAGGACTTATATTGCTTGAAAGAGCACTAACTATATCGCCGGATGACCCACTGGTATTATGCGATCTAGCTATTTGTTATCTAAATGATAAGAACTTTGATCGTTCAATCGCACTACTTAGAGAATCTCTAATGATAGACCCTGACAATGAAAAAACAAAAGAATGTCTTAAGACAGCTTTGTTTTTCAAATCTGAATACGACAAAATAGAACAAGACAAAGACAAAAGAAGTTAA
- a CDS encoding sugar phosphate nucleotidyltransferase, producing MIKKAIIPVAGLATRFLPASKVVPKTMFPIGDKPIIHMLVEEAVKAGIEEIAIVVSDRQEIIKEYFKPDEILEKELSDRGRTEKYKLLSDIHKMAKIHFFTQEKMLGDGHALLATKNFIKEGESCLVLFGDELIGNDGPNAAQQLINYYNDVQAPIVGVHLINEEEIEKYGIVETNEKGQIQTMVEKPKMEETNSRLAIIGKYIINREVLDCIKNSNPGKPDGELRLIDGLKTYNNGINTYAVTLDGQRFDTGNHLGLLEANIYFGLKDKTVNTNLKKYLQTVEKL from the coding sequence ATGATTAAAAAAGCCATAATACCCGTAGCCGGGCTCGCGACTCGTTTTTTGCCGGCAAGTAAGGTGGTGCCAAAAACTATGTTCCCTATAGGAGATAAGCCTATTATTCATATGTTAGTTGAAGAAGCCGTCAAAGCTGGAATAGAAGAAATAGCTATAGTAGTAAGTGATAGGCAAGAAATTATAAAAGAATACTTTAAGCCGGATGAAATACTTGAAAAAGAATTATCTGACAGGGGACGGACTGAGAAATACAAATTATTAAGTGACATACATAAAATGGCGAAAATACATTTTTTCACTCAAGAAAAAATGCTTGGAGATGGCCATGCACTACTTGCAACAAAAAATTTCATAAAAGAAGGTGAATCATGCCTTGTGCTTTTTGGAGATGAATTAATAGGTAATGATGGCCCAAATGCGGCGCAGCAGCTGATCAACTATTATAATGACGTACAAGCGCCAATAGTAGGAGTACATTTGATAAATGAAGAAGAAATAGAAAAATATGGCATAGTCGAAACAAATGAAAAAGGGCAAATTCAAACAATGGTAGAAAAACCAAAAATGGAAGAAACGAACTCGAGGCTCGCAATAATTGGCAAATATATAATAAACCGCGAAGTACTTGATTGTATCAAAAACAGTAATCCGGGAAAACCTGATGGGGAGTTGCGATTGATAGATGGGCTGAAAACTTACAATAATGGGATAAATACCTACGCAGTTACACTTGACGGACAACGGTTTGACACGGGTAATCACCTCGGATTACTAGAAGCAAACATATACTTTGGGCTTAAGGATAAAACAGTTAACACAAATTTGAAAAAGTACTTACAGACTGTTGAAAAATTATAA